One Pleurocapsa sp. PCC 7327 DNA segment encodes these proteins:
- a CDS encoding tyrosine-type recombinase/integrase: protein MNNSLKLASTLPSLASFVERDILQELLADKKSPNTRRTYAKSLRDFFQTITGDKTREPTINLVQEFLSLDRFSAISLVLKYKGMLVNKGLSPATINVRLCAIASLVNYARKIGKCDFTLEDVDGLKVQNYRDTTGIEPESFKTMISLPDTNTLKGKRDYAILRLLWDNALRRNEIRLANVKDFDPDGGRLWIQGKGKSQKEAIDLSPQAIAAIQAWIAARGKVNNSQPLFCTLDRATNGHRMSGNAIYKIVRNTAAAAGIKKIISPHRIRHSAITAALDATGGDTRKVQKLSRHADLNTLTRYDDNRLRHQKEVTTILADLI from the coding sequence ATGAATAACTCTCTAAAACTAGCCTCTACTCTTCCTTCTCTAGCATCTTTCGTCGAACGAGATATCCTCCAAGAACTCTTAGCGGATAAAAAATCCCCCAATACTCGCCGCACCTATGCCAAAAGCCTGCGCGACTTTTTCCAAACGATTACAGGAGACAAAACAAGAGAACCGACAATCAATCTCGTTCAAGAATTTTTAAGCCTAGATCGATTCAGTGCCATTTCCCTAGTGCTGAAATACAAAGGGATGCTCGTCAATAAAGGATTATCGCCGGCTACAATTAACGTGCGACTCTGCGCGATCGCAAGTTTAGTAAACTACGCTCGCAAAATCGGCAAATGCGACTTCACTTTGGAGGATGTAGATGGACTGAAGGTGCAAAATTATCGAGATACGACGGGAATCGAACCAGAGAGTTTTAAAACAATGATTTCGCTTCCCGATACAAATACCCTCAAAGGAAAGCGAGACTACGCCATTCTCAGGCTACTTTGGGATAACGCTCTCAGACGCAATGAAATTAGACTCGCTAATGTGAAAGATTTCGATCCAGATGGGGGAAGACTCTGGATTCAAGGGAAAGGCAAAAGTCAAAAAGAAGCGATCGATCTCAGTCCGCAAGCGATCGCAGCTATCCAAGCTTGGATAGCTGCGAGGGGCAAAGTCAATAATTCCCAACCGTTATTTTGTACTTTAGATAGAGCCACCAATGGACATCGAATGAGCGGCAATGCTATCTATAAAATTGTCAGAAATACTGCTGCTGCAGCTGGAATCAAAAAGATAATCAGTCCGCACCGCATTAGACATAGTGCCATTACCGCCGCTTTGGACGCAACGGGTGGGGATACTCGTAAAGTTCAGAAGTTATCTCGACACGCCGATTTAAATACCCTCACTCGATACGACGATAATCGCCTTCGCCATCAAAAAGAAGTGACGACGATTTTGGCTGATTTAATTTAG
- the mutS gene encoding DNA mismatch repair protein MutS, giving the protein MTTSPDSTPTPPEVGSTQSPHTDYRKLDREKLSPMHQHYVEVKEQYPNALLLYRVGDFFECFFQDAVIISRELELVQTSKYGGQEIGRVAMTGVPHHALDRYARLLVEKGYAVAICDQVEDSAEAAAQKRMVERQVTKLLTPGTLTDDGMLHARRNNFLAAVVIAGEHWGLAYADISTGEFFTTQSSSLTALNSELLRLQPSEILVPTNAPDLKTILRPGEKSDCLADCLPECFCYSLRSQTPFTLAEAKSRLIETFRIRSLEGLGCEHLPLAIRAAGGLLEYIEDTQKANQVPLQPLRTYSIADYLILDYQTRRNLEITQTVRDNSFHGSLLWALDRTCTAMGGRALRRWLLQPLLDPKGIRARQDTIQELVENTSLRQDLRQLLRNIYDLERITGRVGSGTANARDLLALADSLVRLNDLAELASYSTSPYLKALQRVPPKLEQLGQKVIAHLVESPPLHLKEGGVIRDGVNPQLDEMRRLAKEDYEWITNLEATEKQRTGIYNLKVGYNKTFGYYISLPRSKAEKAPDDYIRKQTLTNEERYITPELKERETRILTAKDDLNKLEYEIFADLRSQVAQKAQEIRSIAKAVAAIDVLAGLAEVAVYQGYCRPEIEQGRQIEILDGRHPVVEQSLPVGLFVPNSTQMGRRDKIKNGEDSALSHPDLIILTGPNASGKSCYLRQVGLIQLMAQMGSFVPAKSAKLGICDRIFTRVGAVDDLATGQSTFMVEMNETANILNHATPKSLVLLDEIGRGTATFDGLSIAWAVAEYLATEIQAKTIFATHYHELNELASLISNVANYQVTVKEMPNEIIFLHQVRPGGADKSYGIEAGRLAGLPASVIDRAKQVMRQIEKHSKIALGLRQGIQKFEPIRTQKNNGKMTEQLDIFGD; this is encoded by the coding sequence ATGACTACCTCTCCAGACTCTACACCGACACCCCCGGAAGTAGGCTCTACTCAATCTCCCCATACCGATTATCGCAAGCTGGATCGGGAAAAGCTGTCTCCGATGCACCAGCACTACGTCGAAGTCAAGGAACAGTATCCCAATGCGCTATTGCTGTATCGAGTAGGAGACTTTTTTGAGTGCTTCTTTCAAGATGCGGTTATTATTTCTAGGGAATTGGAATTGGTTCAGACCAGTAAGTATGGCGGTCAAGAAATAGGAAGGGTAGCAATGACGGGAGTTCCTCACCATGCTCTAGATCGCTACGCTAGGTTGTTGGTAGAAAAAGGCTATGCTGTCGCTATCTGCGATCAAGTAGAAGATTCGGCAGAAGCTGCGGCACAAAAACGAATGGTCGAGAGACAGGTGACAAAATTACTCACCCCCGGCACGTTAACCGATGATGGGATGCTGCACGCGCGTCGCAACAATTTTCTGGCAGCAGTCGTAATTGCAGGAGAACATTGGGGATTGGCCTATGCCGATATTTCCACAGGAGAGTTTTTTACGACGCAATCGAGCAGTTTAACGGCTCTAAACTCAGAATTACTGCGACTACAACCTTCAGAAATCCTCGTTCCCACGAATGCCCCCGATCTCAAAACTATCCTCCGTCCCGGAGAAAAATCAGACTGTTTAGCAGATTGTTTGCCAGAGTGCTTTTGTTATTCGTTGCGATCGCAAACTCCTTTTACCTTAGCAGAAGCCAAATCGAGACTGATAGAAACCTTCCGAATACGTTCTCTCGAAGGACTGGGATGCGAACACCTTCCCTTAGCAATCCGTGCGGCTGGCGGATTACTAGAGTATATCGAAGATACCCAAAAAGCCAACCAAGTCCCCCTGCAACCGCTGCGCACCTACAGCATCGCCGATTATCTTATTCTCGATTATCAAACCCGTCGCAATTTAGAGATTACCCAAACGGTAAGAGATAATAGCTTTCACGGTTCCCTGTTATGGGCGTTAGACCGCACTTGCACGGCAATGGGAGGCAGGGCATTGCGCCGTTGGTTATTGCAACCTTTATTGGATCCTAAAGGCATTCGGGCAAGACAAGATACTATTCAAGAATTAGTAGAAAATACCTCCCTTCGTCAAGATTTGCGACAGTTATTGCGCAATATTTATGACCTAGAAAGAATTACAGGTCGCGTTGGTTCGGGAACTGCCAATGCAAGAGATTTACTAGCTTTAGCCGATTCTTTAGTTAGATTAAATGATTTGGCAGAACTGGCGAGCTATAGTACTTCCCCTTATTTAAAAGCCTTACAGCGCGTGCCTCCTAAATTGGAACAATTAGGACAAAAAGTAATCGCTCATTTAGTTGAATCTCCCCCCTTGCATTTAAAAGAAGGAGGCGTGATTCGCGATGGAGTCAATCCTCAATTAGACGAAATGCGTCGCCTCGCTAAAGAGGATTATGAATGGATAACTAATTTAGAAGCGACAGAGAAACAAAGAACTGGAATTTATAATTTAAAGGTTGGATATAATAAAACATTTGGTTATTATATAAGTTTGCCTCGCTCTAAAGCAGAGAAAGCCCCTGATGATTATATTCGCAAACAGACTTTAACCAATGAAGAGCGATATATTACACCCGAATTAAAAGAAAGAGAAACCAGAATCTTAACAGCAAAAGACGATTTAAATAAATTAGAATATGAAATTTTTGCCGATTTGCGATCGCAAGTTGCCCAAAAAGCACAAGAAATTCGCAGTATTGCTAAAGCAGTAGCGGCAATTGATGTCTTGGCAGGATTGGCAGAAGTGGCAGTTTATCAGGGTTACTGTCGCCCAGAAATTGAGCAAGGAAGACAAATTGAAATCCTCGATGGCAGACATCCAGTCGTCGAACAATCCCTTCCCGTAGGGTTATTTGTACCGAATTCAACCCAGATGGGCAGAAGAGATAAGATAAAAAATGGAGAAGATTCTGCCTTATCTCATCCCGATTTAATTATTCTTACCGGACCGAATGCTAGCGGAAAAAGCTGTTATTTAAGGCAGGTAGGACTGATTCAATTAATGGCACAGATGGGCAGTTTTGTGCCAGCTAAATCGGCAAAATTGGGAATCTGCGATCGCATCTTTACCCGCGTCGGCGCAGTAGACGATCTCGCTACCGGACAATCTACTTTTATGGTAGAGATGAATGAAACAGCAAATATCCTCAATCATGCAACTCCTAAATCTCTAGTTCTTTTAGATGAAATCGGCCGCGGTACGGCAACATTTGATGGACTATCTATTGCTTGGGCAGTAGCAGAATATCTGGCTACAGAAATTCAAGCAAAAACAATTTTTGCTACTCACTACCACGAACTCAACGAATTAGCATCACTTATATCTAACGTGGCAAATTATCAAGTCACTGTCAAAGAAATGCCCAATGAAATTATTTTCTTACACCAAGTTCGTCCGGGTGGCGCAGACAAATCTTACGGGATAGAAGCAGGACGCTTGGCAGGGTTACCCGCCTCGGTGATCGATCGCGCCAAACAAGTGATGCGACAAATCGAAAAACACAGTAAAATTGCACTGGGATTGCGCCAAGGCATTCAGAAATTTGAGCCGATTAGAACGCAAAAAAATAACGGAAAAATGACAGAACAATTAGATATTTTTGGAGATTGA
- a CDS encoding TetR family transcriptional regulator — protein sequence MTAQKKSTRTRLIEAALELFAAQGVTETTTKAVAERAQVNEVTLFRHFGSKYGLLLAVMEEYANFAQLGKALVEQAISKKSIAEALKAYAQESLQALERVPELVRSVVGDAGQYPLENRLAIGEGLSQANRRVAECLAVAIADRGWQSRFPAEKLASLLNGLLLGYFIIDLTSEGDALWEGKEDFLESLVELFLHGAIAPQTPTTAKVTPVADLPSNLVHAILQRARKLGRQEYALAYVLFGGGLTAAEIVRLERSHSLSDSHQHILQINCGAVRQVPLAHWIMGKRYGSSTNNPLTQWLKSRKDDRAALFLNQEGQPMSEQELQALWQNLTQGLLTLEGKSPTIEQARQTWCVEMLMKGIELEDLSILSGMDIEELQPFDRRAREKAAIEQAHRLDRKSG from the coding sequence ATGACTGCTCAAAAAAAATCGACGAGAACCCGTCTGATTGAGGCGGCACTAGAGTTATTTGCTGCCCAAGGAGTCACAGAGACCACAACTAAAGCAGTTGCCGAACGCGCACAAGTCAACGAAGTCACCTTATTTCGTCACTTTGGCAGCAAGTACGGACTCCTTTTAGCTGTAATGGAAGAGTATGCGAACTTTGCCCAGTTGGGTAAAGCGCTAGTCGAACAAGCTATCTCAAAGAAAAGTATCGCCGAGGCGTTAAAAGCTTATGCCCAGGAGAGCTTACAAGCGCTTGAGCGAGTGCCTGAATTAGTGCGCTCTGTGGTAGGCGATGCGGGTCAATATCCACTAGAGAATCGCTTAGCCATAGGAGAAGGCTTGAGTCAAGCCAATCGTCGTGTGGCTGAATGTTTGGCAGTCGCGATCGCAGATAGAGGCTGGCAGAGCCGTTTTCCAGCTGAGAAATTAGCAAGTTTGCTCAATGGGTTGTTACTGGGTTACTTCATCATTGACTTGACCAGCGAAGGAGACGCACTTTGGGAAGGAAAGGAAGATTTTTTAGAGAGTTTAGTAGAATTATTTTTACACGGCGCGATCGCACCCCAAACCCCAACCACTGCCAAAGTCACTCCAGTAGCCGATCTACCTAGCAATTTGGTTCATGCAATTCTCCAACGAGCCAGGAAACTTGGGCGACAAGAGTATGCTTTGGCGTATGTTTTGTTTGGAGGGGGGTTAACTGCCGCAGAAATAGTTCGTTTAGAGCGATCGCACTCTTTGAGCGACTCTCACCAACATATTTTGCAGATTAATTGCGGCGCGGTTCGACAAGTTCCTCTCGCTCACTGGATTATGGGAAAACGCTATGGTTCTTCTACTAATAATCCTTTGACGCAATGGCTCAAAAGTCGTAAAGACGATCGAGCAGCTTTGTTTCTCAACCAAGAAGGACAACCCATGTCCGAGCAGGAATTACAAGCTTTATGGCAGAACTTAACCCAAGGTTTACTGACACTTGAGGGAAAATCCCCAACCATCGAGCAAGCACGCCAGACTTGGTGCGTAGAAATGTTGATGAAGGGAATTGAGCTAGAGGATTTGAGTATCTTGAGCGGCATGGACATCGAAGAACTACAGCCATTTGACCGAAGAGCCAGAGAAAAGGCAGCGATCGAACAAGCTCATCGCCTCGATCGCAAATCTGGCTAA
- a CDS encoding 4a-hydroxytetrahydrobiopterin dehydratase: MSAPVLSQQELEQQLSQLSGWTVKDKKLYRQFQFPDFVSAFGFMSSMALVSESMGHHPEWVNVYNRVSVELTTHDSGGITHKDVEWARKANSLANF, translated from the coding sequence ATGAGCGCACCCGTCCTTTCGCAACAAGAACTAGAGCAGCAACTCAGTCAACTCTCCGGCTGGACTGTGAAGGATAAAAAACTTTATCGGCAATTTCAGTTTCCAGACTTTGTTAGCGCCTTCGGTTTTATGAGCAGCATGGCCCTTGTATCCGAGTCTATGGGACACCATCCAGAGTGGGTTAATGTTTACAACCGCGTGAGTGTCGAACTCACTACTCACGATTCTGGCGGCATCACTCACAAAGACGTGGAATGGGCTAGAAAGGCAAATTCTTTAGCCAACTTCTAG
- a CDS encoding alpha/beta hydrolase translates to MLRSNTRFRSLFRNFKILLSIMLAGIGMGLSVPPASAAERVILKYRVLRESIPVSDLRTLVDTGEAPSSLKNYLKMANTEPHELQRVLTKEVEVDPVRLSKILNSPVGEFLLDRASEIVHTPSERASRQSLRGALVVSAVPDNQIQIIEVLENYPTYEIHVDGDRLVKLYNVINHVARRLDDLEIKL, encoded by the coding sequence ATGTTACGCTCTAATACTCGATTTAGAAGCCTTTTCCGAAATTTCAAAATCTTATTGAGTATAATGCTGGCGGGAATCGGGATGGGATTGAGTGTTCCTCCTGCAAGTGCAGCAGAACGAGTTATTTTGAAGTACCGGGTTTTACGGGAATCCATCCCAGTTTCTGACTTGAGAACTTTGGTAGATACGGGTGAAGCCCCTTCCTCGCTAAAAAACTATCTCAAGATGGCTAACACCGAACCCCATGAACTTCAACGGGTACTGACAAAAGAGGTTGAGGTCGATCCCGTTCGGCTTTCAAAAATTCTCAATAGTCCTGTGGGTGAATTTTTACTCGATCGCGCCAGCGAAATCGTTCATACGCCTTCTGAGAGGGCAAGCCGTCAATCTCTGCGAGGGGCGTTGGTGGTTTCTGCCGTGCCAGATAATCAGATCCAGATTATCGAAGTTTTAGAAAACTATCCAACTTATGAGATTCATGTCGATGGCGATCGCCTAGTCAAACTTTACAATGTTATTAATCATGTTGCAAGACGGCTAGACGATCTCGAAATCAAACTATAG
- a CDS encoding shikimate kinase: protein MTNLLQGVSVFLVGIMGTGKTTVGQILAQQLGYRFFDTDVLIERVAGQTINEIFARQGEERFRELETQVLAELSAYTKSVIATGGGIVMRPINWSYLHHGLIVWLDAPVELLRKRLAEDTTRPLLQAIDRAKKLSSLLEIRRPLYQQADLQIAIAQNQTPEQITAKLIEQIPTVLKSKATPPEWQ, encoded by the coding sequence ATGACCAATTTGTTACAAGGAGTCAGCGTCTTCCTCGTCGGCATTATGGGGACGGGGAAAACTACGGTAGGTCAAATTTTGGCACAACAATTAGGCTACCGTTTTTTTGATACGGATGTTTTAATCGAGCGAGTGGCGGGACAAACGATTAATGAGATTTTTGCGCGCCAAGGAGAAGAACGCTTCCGAGAGCTAGAAACGCAGGTTCTAGCCGAATTATCTGCTTATACCAAAAGCGTCATCGCTACGGGTGGCGGAATCGTCATGCGTCCTATAAACTGGAGCTATCTTCATCATGGCTTGATCGTCTGGCTCGATGCTCCTGTAGAATTGCTTCGGAAACGCTTAGCAGAAGATACCACTCGACCCCTTCTGCAAGCTATCGATCGCGCCAAGAAATTATCCTCCTTACTTGAGATACGACGACCGCTGTATCAGCAAGCCGATCTACAGATCGCGATCGCCCAAAATCAAACGCCAGAACAAATTACTGCCAAACTAATCGAACAAATTCCTACAGTTCTCAAATCCAAAGCCACTCCTCCAGAGTGGCAGTAG
- a CDS encoding IscS subfamily cysteine desulfurase gives MSQRPIYLDCHATTPMDKRVLDAMLPYFSERFGNPSSITHVYGWEAEAAVKKAREMLADAIGCTPEEIVFTSGATEANNLAIKGVAEAYFSKGRHIITPQTEHNAVLDPCHYLENLGFEVTFLPVRQDGLIDLEELKRAIRPDTILVSVMAANNEIGVIQPLAEIGEICRQHKVLFHTDAAQAIGKIPLDVQKMKIDLMSLTAHKVYGPKGIGALYVRRRNPRVNLAAQMHGGRHERGMRSGTLCTPQIVGFAKAVELGLAELKSESKRQMQLRERLWQQLSQLDGIHLNGHPTQRLPGNLNISVEGVDGAALLLGLQSVVAVSSGSACSSTSTAPSHVLTALGHSQSLAYASIRFGIGRFTTTEELDKVAQHAIATIQSLRQAVVKV, from the coding sequence ATGTCTCAACGTCCCATTTACTTAGACTGCCACGCGACAACGCCGATGGACAAACGGGTGCTAGATGCCATGTTGCCCTACTTTAGCGAACGCTTTGGCAACCCTTCTAGCATTACTCACGTTTATGGTTGGGAAGCAGAAGCGGCAGTAAAAAAGGCTCGCGAAATGCTTGCGGATGCGATTGGTTGTACGCCTGAAGAAATCGTTTTTACTAGCGGCGCTACCGAAGCGAATAATTTAGCCATCAAAGGTGTTGCCGAAGCCTATTTCAGCAAAGGACGACATATCATTACCCCCCAAACCGAACATAACGCCGTCCTCGATCCCTGTCATTATTTAGAAAATCTAGGCTTTGAGGTAACTTTTTTACCCGTTCGACAGGACGGACTAATTGATTTAGAGGAACTTAAGAGAGCCATTCGTCCCGATACGATTTTAGTGTCAGTGATGGCAGCCAATAATGAAATTGGAGTCATACAGCCTCTAGCAGAAATTGGAGAAATTTGCCGCCAGCATAAAGTTTTGTTTCATACCGATGCGGCGCAGGCGATTGGCAAAATTCCTTTAGACGTACAGAAAATGAAGATCGATCTGATGTCTTTGACTGCACATAAAGTTTATGGGCCCAAAGGAATTGGCGCTCTCTACGTCCGCCGTCGCAATCCTAGAGTCAATTTAGCCGCTCAAATGCATGGGGGAAGACACGAGAGGGGAATGCGTTCCGGTACTCTATGTACGCCGCAAATTGTCGGATTTGCCAAGGCAGTAGAATTGGGTTTAGCCGAACTCAAATCGGAATCAAAACGCCAGATGCAATTACGAGAGCGACTTTGGCAACAACTCAGTCAACTAGACGGAATTCATCTCAACGGTCATCCGACGCAGCGTCTACCCGGTAATCTGAATATAAGCGTAGAAGGCGTAGATGGTGCGGCGCTGTTGCTTGGCTTGCAGTCAGTCGTTGCCGTCTCTTCCGGTTCGGCTTGTTCGTCTACTTCAACGGCTCCTTCCCACGTTCTAACGGCATTGGGACATTCTCAATCTCTCGCTTATGCTTCGATCAGATTTGGGATTGGTAGGTTTACTACAACTGAAGAGCTCGATAAAGTAGCACAACACGCGATCGCAACTATCCAATCTCTTCGCCAAGCTGTCGTCAAAGTCTAA
- a CDS encoding mechanosensitive ion channel family protein: protein MFRSRHLRLLSKFIGAALVLILVLGLWLVPASAQTPAKTPVVLDGQQLFQVGSSGQYSAQERANSINSQLKNAVNTSQPIQVEIEQRNQLPTILLNDRHLLTVTERDTVLGSTPEEQASIWVEEIQNALEKARAERTTTYLWRTALLSVGIVLVAAVLNWLLGWIKHYSFRAASQRLTPSAESDFGSLKALEFLFKLVLTLARLGVWVGAALYITNLFPFTRQWSYKIANVLVTSFTSPILTLSDSAYSVIDLIILAGLLFGLVICAGIVVNLFRSRVLEYAGINRGAIEAIAILAKYSLIFIGTLVLLQIWGLDISSLAIVASALGVGIGFGLQDIAKNFGSGLVLVFEHPIQVGDFVEVGNYKGTVERIGARSTEIRTLDRVSIIVPNSRFLENEVINWSHRNPISRLHLPVGVAYGSDPKAVEAALLEAARSHPNVLKSPPPLVLFKSLGDSALNFELLVWTAQPDRQFLLTSDLYYSIYNVLGQRQIEIPFPQRDLHFRSGTLELSPQMESALTQMLERLSHNGQFSDSTASDTNKA from the coding sequence ATGTTTCGTTCTCGTCATTTGCGACTGTTATCCAAATTTATAGGTGCTGCTCTCGTCCTAATCTTAGTTTTGGGGTTATGGCTAGTTCCCGCGAGCGCGCAAACACCCGCCAAAACACCAGTGGTTCTAGATGGACAGCAACTATTTCAGGTCGGCAGTTCGGGTCAGTATAGCGCTCAAGAACGTGCAAACTCGATTAATTCACAATTAAAAAATGCCGTTAATACTTCCCAACCAATTCAAGTCGAAATCGAGCAGCGCAACCAGTTACCCACGATTTTATTGAACGATCGCCATCTACTGACAGTCACAGAACGAGATACGGTTTTAGGAAGTACCCCAGAAGAACAGGCAAGCATTTGGGTGGAGGAAATTCAGAATGCATTAGAGAAAGCACGAGCGGAAAGAACAACAACATACCTCTGGCGAACTGCTCTTTTATCAGTGGGAATCGTACTGGTAGCTGCCGTCTTGAATTGGCTGCTGGGATGGATTAAGCACTATTCTTTTCGAGCAGCATCGCAGCGGTTAACGCCTAGTGCTGAATCTGACTTCGGATCGCTCAAAGCCTTGGAATTTTTATTCAAACTGGTATTAACGCTCGCTCGCCTTGGAGTGTGGGTAGGAGCTGCCCTTTACATCACTAACCTGTTTCCCTTCACTCGACAGTGGAGTTACAAAATTGCCAATGTTCTCGTTACCAGCTTTACGTCGCCCATCCTAACGCTAAGCGACAGTGCTTACTCGGTCATCGACTTAATCATTTTAGCTGGCTTACTATTTGGCTTAGTCATCTGTGCCGGAATTGTCGTCAACCTCTTTCGCTCTCGCGTCCTGGAGTATGCCGGCATCAATCGCGGCGCAATCGAAGCGATCGCCATTCTTGCTAAATATAGTCTGATCTTTATTGGCACGCTGGTACTGCTGCAAATATGGGGACTCGACATTAGCTCTCTGGCGATCGTAGCAAGTGCCTTGGGCGTTGGAATTGGCTTTGGGTTGCAAGATATTGCAAAGAATTTTGGCAGCGGTTTGGTACTGGTGTTTGAGCATCCGATTCAGGTGGGAGATTTTGTAGAAGTTGGCAACTATAAAGGCACTGTAGAGCGGATTGGGGCGAGGAGTACCGAGATTCGCACTCTCGATCGCGTTTCGATTATCGTGCCGAATTCCCGCTTTCTGGAAAACGAAGTCATCAACTGGAGTCACCGCAACCCTATCTCTCGCCTTCATCTTCCTGTTGGCGTTGCCTATGGTTCCGATCCAAAAGCAGTAGAAGCGGCTCTCTTGGAGGCAGCTCGCAGCCATCCCAATGTGTTAAAGTCTCCCCCTCCTCTAGTGTTGTTCAAAAGCCTTGGCGATAGCGCGCTGAATTTTGAACTATTGGTGTGGACTGCGCAACCGGATCGGCAATTTCTCCTCACCAGCGACCTGTACTACAGCATCTACAATGTGCTTGGGCAACGACAAATTGAGATTCCCTTCCCTCAGAGGGATTTGCATTTTCGTTCTGGCACGTTAGAACTTTCGCCACAAATGGAGTCAGCTTTAACCCAGATGCTCGAACGATTGTCCCATAACGGACAGTTCTCGGATTCAACGGCTTCAGATACAAACAAGGCTTGA
- a CDS encoding fatty acid desaturase yields MTKQLITPESKQELTLSWASVAFFTVIHALALLAPWFFSWSALGVAIALHWLFGSIGICLGYHRLLTHRSLQVPQWLEYVIATIGAMALQGGPIFWVSSHRLHHAYTEDEQKDPYSAKRGFWWSHMLWLLYPREAFFNYESYKKYAPDLDRHAYYRWLNRNFLWLQIPLGLLLYGLGGWSFVIYGMFLRAVLLWHSTWLINSATHVRGYRNFPVEDGSRNLWWAAILTYGEGWHNNHHAHPRIAKAGQRWWEIDPTWWVIQGLKMLGLAKNIVTS; encoded by the coding sequence ATGACAAAACAATTGATTACGCCAGAGAGCAAGCAGGAGCTTACGCTTTCCTGGGCAAGTGTGGCTTTTTTCACCGTCATTCATGCATTAGCGTTGTTGGCGCCGTGGTTCTTTTCCTGGTCGGCTTTAGGCGTAGCGATCGCGCTTCACTGGCTGTTTGGTAGTATCGGTATATGTTTGGGGTATCATCGCCTTTTAACCCATCGCAGCCTTCAGGTGCCGCAATGGTTGGAATATGTCATAGCGACCATCGGGGCTATGGCGCTACAAGGAGGGCCGATCTTTTGGGTGTCGTCGCATCGCTTACATCACGCTTATACTGAGGATGAACAGAAAGACCCCTATTCAGCAAAACGGGGTTTTTGGTGGAGCCATATGCTTTGGCTGTTGTACCCACGAGAAGCTTTTTTCAACTACGAATCCTATAAAAAATATGCGCCCGATTTAGACCGACACGCCTATTATCGTTGGTTGAATCGTAACTTCCTGTGGCTTCAGATTCCTTTGGGTTTGCTGTTGTACGGTTTGGGCGGATGGTCTTTTGTCATCTATGGCATGTTTTTGAGAGCAGTTTTACTGTGGCACAGCACCTGGTTAATTAACTCCGCTACCCATGTACGGGGATATCGTAATTTTCCTGTAGAGGACGGCTCTCGCAATCTTTGGTGGGCAGCAATTTTAACTTATGGAGAAGGTTGGCATAATAACCATCACGCTCATCCCCGCATAGCCAAAGCCGGACAGCGTTGGTGGGAAATCGATCCGACTTGGTGGGTAATTCAAGGATTAAAAATGTTAGGTCTAGCCAAGAACATCGTCACAAGCTGA
- a CDS encoding serine protease — translation MLSLPRFFPPFVAFIAVAICLPLKKTTAFASVPEFKKVAQTITVRIEGTAKGSGVIVERRGQTYTVLTNAHVLQPTGNYGIVAPDGKCYSIKSDTIRQLPELDLAIFLFSSTIPYAIAQLGNSTKLSPGQTVYVGGWANSGGKLHSRVFFTSQGQLTEINSQLPAGYSLSYTNLVRVGMSGGPILDQQGRLVGINGLIRLNSADEIVGSGIKIDQFQRWHSQVIKTIPNPSASAIACPRRYTN, via the coding sequence ATGCTTTCACTGCCAAGGTTTTTTCCGCCTTTCGTTGCTTTTATCGCTGTCGCTATCTGCTTGCCGCTCAAGAAAACCACTGCTTTCGCTTCGGTGCCGGAGTTCAAAAAAGTAGCACAGACAATTACCGTGCGTATTGAGGGAACCGCTAAAGGCAGCGGAGTCATCGTAGAGCGCCGGGGACAGACTTATACGGTTCTCACCAACGCTCATGTCTTACAACCGACTGGCAACTATGGGATCGTGGCTCCCGATGGAAAATGCTACTCAATTAAGTCTGACACTATCAGACAACTCCCCGAATTAGATTTAGCTATTTTTCTTTTTTCTAGTACAATTCCTTATGCGATCGCTCAACTGGGGAATTCTACTAAACTCAGTCCGGGACAAACTGTCTATGTTGGCGGCTGGGCAAATTCTGGCGGGAAATTGCACAGCCGAGTTTTTTTCACTTCCCAAGGACAATTAACCGAGATAAACTCTCAACTGCCAGCGGGTTATTCGCTATCCTATACTAACTTGGTTAGAGTCGGCATGAGCGGCGGTCCCATCCTAGACCAACAAGGTCGCTTGGTAGGTATTAACGGTTTGATTCGATTAAATTCTGCCGATGAAATTGTCGGTTCGGGGATTAAAATCGACCAATTTCAACGCTGGCATTCTCAGGTCATTAAGACCATTCCCAATCCCTCTGCTTCTGCGATCGCTTGTCCTCGAAGATATACTAATTAA